A window from Entomoplasma freundtii encodes these proteins:
- a CDS encoding NAD(P)-dependent oxidoreductase, with the protein MKVLCYGMQEAEIPIFEEANKGYNFDLHFTKELLNKKNVEDVKGYDALVLFVNCDASKEVLQKIKSLGVKYIVTRTAGFNHIDLDEATKLGYTICRVPQYSPTAIASLAFAGGLSLLRKIPYIYDQTKKGNFKIDSQMFAKEAKNSTIGILGTGKIGFETAKMWKGMGSKVIAYDPYENEAAKQILDYTTFDNVISQSDLISIHMPYFKGKNDDIINADVIKNMKKGAILVNSSRAELVSLPAVIASLKADHLGGYATDVFPNEAEIINNNFNNKFPENLKVIEELISLYPKTLVSPHVAYFTDEAIKNMAETSFKNLDQLIKTNSCENKIN; encoded by the coding sequence ATGAAAGTACTATGTTATGGTATGCAAGAAGCAGAAATACCAATTTTTGAAGAAGCAAATAAAGGGTATAATTTCGATCTACACTTTACTAAAGAATTGCTAAATAAAAAAAATGTTGAAGATGTTAAAGGTTATGATGCCTTAGTTCTCTTTGTCAACTGTGATGCAAGCAAAGAAGTTCTACAAAAAATTAAATCACTTGGTGTTAAATACATCGTGACAAGAACCGCTGGATTTAACCACATTGATTTGGATGAAGCTACAAAATTGGGTTACACAATTTGTCGTGTTCCTCAATACTCACCAACTGCGATCGCTTCGTTAGCTTTTGCAGGAGGATTAAGTTTATTACGTAAAATTCCTTATATCTACGACCAAACTAAAAAAGGAAACTTTAAAATCGATAGTCAAATGTTTGCTAAAGAAGCAAAAAATTCAACTATTGGTATTTTAGGAACTGGGAAAATTGGTTTTGAAACTGCTAAAATGTGAAAAGGAATGGGTTCAAAAGTGATTGCTTATGACCCATATGAAAACGAAGCAGCAAAACAAATCTTGGATTACACCACTTTTGATAATGTTATTAGCCAAAGTGATTTGATTTCAATTCACATGCCTTACTTCAAAGGTAAAAATGATGATATCATCAATGCCGATGTCATTAAAAACATGAAAAAGGGAGCAATTCTTGTTAACAGTTCACGTGCTGAATTAGTTTCATTACCAGCAGTAATCGCTTCACTAAAAGCCGATCACTTAGGAGGATATGCTACTGATGTCTTCCCTAATGAAGCAGAAATTATTAATAATAATTTTAATAACAAGTTCCCTGAAAACTTGAAGGTGATTGAAGAACTAATCAGTCTTTACCCAAAAACACTAGTTTCACCCCACGTAGCTTACTTTACTGATGAAGCTATTAAAAATATGGCTGAAACTTCATTCAAAAACTTGGACCAATTAATTAAAACTAATAGTTGTGAAAACAAAATTAACTAA
- the rsmB gene encoding 16S rRNA (cytosine(967)-C(5))-methyltransferase RsmB: MTKKKNEKLQNSMRLEVWQILTKVFTNHGQSHVLLNRWVQNHKTLTDRDKNFVFQLVHGTLTWQPYLDFLTRQLVHPQRTPLSVQVLLWMSLYQFYFMDRVPNYAVVNEAVEIAKDQFPPYAKLVNGSLQNALRREGFHSLETLAKEKPTSCYFALKYAFPQILYTKLKNDFGQEIAEKIMADSLNKPRYSFRLNTLKCPSQDIFSNLGLNPEEVYQGLTDESFWTTNPKAIQTLLNQGFLTIQDQASILVAKTLLADNLSSDLKIWDMCAAPGGKLTHLAALMKNQGLILATEINPQKIPFIEKNLKRLGVKNVQLKQQDALCEPPLANFDAILLDAPCSGLGVLKRKPEIKLNFDFKTLSDLTNTQAQLLDQAAKHLKSGGQLVYSTCTLNPDENQKQIAHFLQKHQDWKLLKEEQIFGFENKTDGFYIAKLQKK, translated from the coding sequence ATGACAAAGAAGAAAAATGAAAAGCTTCAAAATTCGATGCGCCTTGAAGTTTGACAAATTTTAACAAAAGTCTTTACAAATCATGGTCAGTCACATGTTTTGCTAAATCGTTGGGTGCAAAATCATAAAACATTGACAGATCGTGACAAAAATTTTGTTTTCCAGCTTGTTCATGGTACTTTGACATGACAACCTTACCTTGACTTTTTAACTCGACAATTAGTTCACCCGCAAAGAACTCCGTTGTCAGTACAAGTTTTACTATGAATGAGTCTTTACCAATTTTATTTTATGGACCGGGTGCCTAATTACGCCGTGGTCAATGAAGCAGTTGAAATTGCCAAAGACCAGTTTCCCCCCTATGCCAAATTGGTGAACGGTTCATTACAAAACGCTCTAAGAAGAGAAGGTTTCCATTCTCTAGAAACCCTTGCTAAGGAAAAACCCACTAGTTGCTATTTCGCTTTGAAATATGCCTTTCCGCAAATACTTTATACAAAACTTAAAAATGATTTTGGGCAGGAGATTGCAGAAAAAATCATGGCCGATAGTTTAAACAAACCACGCTATAGTTTTCGTTTAAATACCTTGAAGTGTCCGTCTCAAGATATTTTTAGTAATCTTGGCTTAAATCCAGAAGAAGTTTATCAAGGTCTCACCGACGAAAGTTTTTGAACTACCAACCCAAAAGCAATTCAAACATTATTAAATCAAGGTTTTCTAACCATTCAAGATCAAGCTTCCATTTTAGTGGCCAAAACCTTATTAGCTGACAACCTATCTAGCGATCTTAAAATTTGGGATATGTGTGCTGCTCCTGGCGGTAAGCTAACTCATCTAGCTGCTTTAATGAAAAATCAAGGGCTAATTCTTGCAACTGAAATCAATCCCCAAAAAATTCCTTTTATCGAAAAAAACTTAAAACGATTGGGTGTCAAAAATGTTCAGTTAAAACAACAGGATGCGCTTTGTGAACCACCATTAGCAAATTTTGACGCCATTTTGTTAGATGCGCCTTGCTCTGGTTTGGGTGTTTTGAAAAGGAAACCTGAAATTAAACTAAATTTTGATTTCAAAACACTTTCAGACTTAACAAATACACAAGCCCAATTGTTAGATCAAGCAGCTAAACACCTAAAATCTGGTGGTCAGTTAGTCTATTCCACTTGTACTTTGAATCCCGATGAAAACCAAAAACAAATTGCTCATTTTTTACAAAAACATCAAGATTGAAAACTTTTAAAGGAAGAACAAATTTTTGGTTTTGAAAATAAAACTGACGGCTTTTATATTGCTAAACTACAGAAAAAATAA
- the gmk gene encoding guanylate kinase, with translation MVIISGPSGVGKGSINNILRTHPDLHLKYSVSMTTRQPRNGEKEGLDYFFVTPERFREAIEKKELIEWAQFVGNYYGTPRQYVEAEMAKGNNVILEIEVDGATQAINTEKNVLSIFLMPPTLKDLASRLQGRQSESPEVIKKRLDKAMLEVPLKHNYQYVVENDTVQNAVAKITDILRKEKAAPYDKTTVYDKLKKMMYEIVHEDYGFFVKNWAANIKNLKDSGLITKADYKNFDAEEKLVSTLTNRLYHRNLAHGNFQDLHDKSYVRKEVQRLMFKINFFSIAQKYDE, from the coding sequence ATGGTTATTATTTCAGGACCAAGTGGGGTTGGAAAGGGAAGCATCAATAATATCTTACGTACTCATCCTGATCTACATTTAAAATACTCCGTTTCCATGACTACACGTCAACCTCGGAATGGTGAAAAAGAAGGTTTAGATTATTTCTTTGTTACTCCGGAACGTTTCCGTGAAGCTATCGAAAAAAAAGAATTAATCGAGTGAGCACAATTTGTTGGTAATTATTACGGAACTCCCCGTCAATATGTTGAAGCTGAAATGGCTAAGGGTAATAATGTCATTTTAGAAATTGAAGTTGATGGCGCTACACAGGCAATCAATACAGAAAAAAATGTGTTATCAATTTTTTTAATGCCTCCAACATTAAAGGATTTGGCTAGTCGCCTTCAAGGACGTCAATCAGAATCTCCGGAAGTAATTAAAAAAAGACTTGATAAAGCAATGTTAGAAGTACCGTTAAAACATAATTACCAATATGTCGTTGAAAATGATACGGTGCAAAACGCAGTGGCAAAAATTACCGACATTTTACGAAAAGAAAAAGCAGCCCCTTATGACAAAACTACCGTTTACGACAAATTAAAAAAAATGATGTACGAAATTGTCCATGAGGATTATGGTTTCTTTGTTAAAAACTGAGCGGCCAACATTAAGAATCTAAAGGATAGCGGTTTGATTACTAAAGCAGATTATAAAAATTTTGATGCCGAAGAAAAGTTAGTGTCAACTTTGACTAATCGTTTGTACCACCGTAATCTTGCGCACGGTAATTTCCAAGACCTTCATGATAAAAGCTATGTCCGCAAGGAAGTACAACGTTTAATGTTTAAAATCAATTTCTTTAGTATTGCCCAAAAATATGATGAATAA
- a CDS encoding serine/threonine-protein kinase: MTATLNKGLPGENVIDKPIDKETKKEKPFFNNGFLFAERYKILKKIGQGAHAEVYQAIDTLDNQKLVALKIIKVQQEDFARQEKHLDMEREAFARLIFNKNVIGLRDFDRSRKLFYMVIDLATGATNFQNKFRHFGNILTNQEIIYYFDAIAKGMQGIHDVGIIHRDLKPQNILINDEEVVKISDFGISKLKTNIDKSHVSGFEGTPKYAAPEQYLTNNEFYFQSDIYSVGIMLYELATGVTPYAIFKDFKTDKERYTFILNQHLKEPITHPKVFNPNLPVALDNLIMKCLAKDLKYRYQTFAEFQSDLHQVLASPQPKMEEINQEISHLKIRKTLKRTKKYQFERFFKIFNFRHTLIFFILIGLLVLTLLLSILLS; this comes from the coding sequence ATGACAGCAACTCTAAATAAAGGATTACCGGGTGAAAACGTTATTGATAAACCCATAGATAAAGAAACCAAAAAAGAAAAACCATTTTTTAACAATGGTTTTCTTTTTGCCGAGCGGTATAAAATACTAAAAAAAATTGGTCAAGGGGCTCATGCCGAAGTTTATCAAGCTATTGATACACTTGATAACCAAAAACTTGTTGCTTTGAAAATTATTAAGGTGCAACAAGAAGATTTTGCACGACAAGAAAAACATTTAGATATGGAACGTGAAGCTTTTGCCCGACTAATTTTCAATAAAAATGTCATTGGACTACGTGATTTTGATCGTTCGCGAAAACTTTTTTATATGGTCATTGATTTAGCTACTGGAGCAACAAACTTCCAAAACAAATTTCGTCATTTTGGTAACATTTTAACTAACCAAGAAATTATTTATTATTTTGACGCTATTGCCAAAGGTATGCAAGGAATTCATGATGTGGGTATAATTCACCGCGATTTAAAGCCACAAAACATTTTAATTAATGATGAAGAAGTGGTGAAAATTTCCGATTTTGGTATTTCAAAATTAAAAACAAATATTGATAAAAGTCACGTAAGTGGTTTTGAAGGAACGCCAAAATATGCTGCTCCTGAACAATATTTAACCAATAATGAATTTTACTTCCAATCCGATATTTATTCTGTGGGCATTATGCTTTATGAGCTAGCGACAGGAGTCACCCCTTATGCTATTTTTAAAGATTTTAAAACTGATAAAGAGCGTTATACATTCATTCTCAATCAACATTTGAAAGAACCAATCACTCATCCAAAAGTGTTTAATCCAAACCTCCCAGTTGCTTTAGATAATTTAATTATGAAATGTCTTGCAAAAGATTTAAAATATCGTTATCAAACCTTTGCTGAATTTCAAAGTGACCTCCATCAAGTTTTGGCTAGTCCTCAACCAAAGATGGAAGAGATTAACCAAGAAATCAGTCATTTAAAAATTCGGAAAACGCTAAAAAGGACCAAAAAATATCAATTTGAACGGTTTTTTAAAATTTTTAATTTTCGTCATACATTAATATTTTTTATATTAATCGGATTACTCGTTCTAACATTATTATTAAGTATATTACTGAGCTAA
- a CDS encoding ribonuclease J yields MQNFKSNLPKNITAETEAKTEISKSSSLPNDSEDTDAKPFVFKQKAVNRHYEPTTQPTKVFALGGLEEIGKNTYVVEYGNEIIIIDAGVKFPDASLLGVSAVIPDYSYLKENQHKIKALFITHGHEDHIGGIQYLVKDVHIPVIYAPELGAALIRDRLKEAKLQDKTVVKDYKADDRWRSSNLKVSFAALNHSIPDAFGILIETPNGNIFTTGDYKFDWTPLGHYTEINKLAAIGDAGVELLLADSTNAEVEGYTPGEKGIIDNIDKLFLKAPGRIFITTFASNVHRIQYIIEAAHKNGRKIVILGRSIERIIKIIRQMGHLKISEKEFIKPIDVQKYKPNEVIVLTTGSQGEPMAALSRIANNRHPQINIQPTDTVIFSSSPIPGNKADVENLVNRLTRVGAKVIENSPQHKIHTSGHASQEEQKLLFTLLRPNYFLPMHGEFRMLKKHIETGESVNLEKGHGFLLANGDQLELLGGKAKVGKRVEAEAVYIDGKDATAQASNVIRERDILSRDGLMAVVVSIDSQTNKLLSAPKIISRGSFYVRESANIIAESINIVTNTVLEILNSPKPTFGAIKQGIKSSLSPYIFNTKRRNPLIIPVILNKKSDVSNDTQNRNNNGNTSNNGNNGNNNNNNDRSTNSSTNNKPTSSATRTKGTSGEGKANNSAKSTSSNKNQTTTKKSKDTLTSKPLAIR; encoded by the coding sequence ATGCAAAATTTCAAATCTAATTTACCAAAAAATATTACCGCTGAAACTGAAGCAAAAACTGAAATTTCGAAATCATCATCTTTACCAAATGATTCGGAAGACACTGATGCAAAACCGTTTGTTTTTAAACAAAAAGCAGTTAATCGTCATTATGAACCAACCACCCAACCCACAAAAGTTTTTGCATTAGGTGGTTTGGAAGAAATTGGAAAAAACACTTATGTGGTTGAATATGGTAATGAAATCATTATTATCGATGCGGGGGTAAAGTTTCCTGATGCTTCCTTATTAGGGGTAAGTGCAGTTATTCCTGATTATTCTTATTTAAAAGAAAACCAACATAAAATTAAGGCTTTATTTATTACTCATGGACATGAAGACCATATTGGAGGAATCCAGTATTTGGTTAAGGATGTCCATATTCCGGTGATCTATGCTCCAGAATTAGGAGCTGCATTAATTCGCGACCGTTTGAAAGAAGCGAAATTACAAGATAAAACAGTGGTAAAAGACTATAAAGCTGACGACCGTTGACGCTCGTCAAATTTAAAGGTCAGTTTTGCAGCTTTAAACCATTCAATTCCTGATGCCTTTGGAATTTTGATTGAAACACCTAATGGAAACATTTTTACAACAGGGGATTATAAATTTGACTGAACGCCTTTAGGACATTATACGGAAATTAATAAATTAGCAGCCATTGGTGATGCAGGAGTAGAATTGCTTTTAGCCGATTCTACCAATGCTGAAGTTGAAGGTTATACTCCGGGTGAAAAAGGAATTATCGATAATATCGATAAATTATTTCTTAAAGCACCAGGAAGAATTTTTATTACTACTTTTGCCTCTAATGTTCACCGAATTCAGTACATTATTGAAGCGGCCCATAAAAATGGTCGGAAAATCGTTATTTTAGGTCGTTCAATTGAACGAATTATCAAAATTATTCGTCAAATGGGCCACTTAAAAATTAGTGAAAAGGAATTCATCAAGCCTATCGATGTCCAAAAATATAAACCAAATGAAGTAATTGTTTTAACTACTGGTTCTCAGGGAGAACCGATGGCCGCTCTTTCACGAATTGCCAATAATCGTCATCCACAAATTAATATTCAACCAACTGATACAGTAATTTTCTCTTCATCACCAATTCCTGGAAATAAAGCTGATGTGGAGAATTTAGTTAATCGTTTGACTAGAGTGGGTGCGAAAGTGATTGAAAATTCGCCGCAACACAAAATCCATACTTCTGGTCATGCGAGCCAAGAAGAACAAAAGTTATTGTTTACTCTATTACGCCCCAATTATTTTTTACCAATGCATGGTGAATTTAGAATGTTAAAAAAACACATCGAAACTGGCGAAAGTGTTAACTTAGAAAAAGGTCATGGCTTCTTATTGGCAAATGGTGACCAACTTGAATTACTTGGCGGTAAAGCGAAGGTTGGTAAACGTGTTGAAGCCGAAGCTGTTTATATTGATGGCAAGGATGCAACCGCTCAAGCTTCAAATGTTATTCGTGAACGTGATATTTTAAGTCGCGATGGGTTAATGGCAGTTGTTGTTTCAATCGATTCACAAACGAACAAACTATTAAGTGCCCCTAAAATTATTTCACGAGGTAGTTTCTATGTTCGCGAATCAGCTAACATTATTGCCGAGTCAATTAACATTGTAACTAATACAGTTTTGGAAATTTTGAATTCGCCAAAACCTACTTTCGGAGCAATTAAACAAGGAATTAAATCTTCACTATCGCCATATATTTTTAATACGAAACGTCGTAATCCCTTGATTATTCCGGTTATTTTAAACAAAAAGAGCGATGTCTCAAATGATACTCAAAACCGCAATAATAATGGCAATACTAGCAATAATGGCAATAACGGTAACAATAACAATAATAATGATCGTTCTACAAACAGTTCAACAAATAATAAACCAACTTCTAGTGCTACTAGAACCAAAGGTACTAGTGGAGAAGGAAAAGCTAATAACTCAGCCAAAAGCACGAGTTCTAACAAGAACCAAACTACTACCAAAAAGTCTAAGGACACTCTAACCAGTAAACCTTTGGCAATTAGATAA
- a CDS encoding PP2C family protein-serine/threonine phosphatase translates to MRIRVATMSDIGNYRKSNQDHIDYTRKRNGDFIGIICDGMGGHPHGEVASELAAHTFLKLFKNYNFDGSTEEEVLSWLKSTVLKTIKEMQKHAQIHPETWDMGTTLAAMLILHEHDKAYVVNIGDSRVYKYVDGNLRQITTDQNLWNSTAPQDRAKIQKHHSHDFTYWKILTSALGPNKSLRIETHVLNKVSGTYVLTTDGVHDYLEHDDFYDVLKNGKNLKNRVKKLVNMAKANLSTDNLSVLVVEVK, encoded by the coding sequence ATGCGAATTAGAGTTGCGACTATGAGTGATATCGGTAACTATCGGAAATCAAATCAGGATCATATTGATTACACAAGAAAGCGCAATGGAGATTTCATTGGCATAATTTGTGATGGGATGGGAGGCCACCCTCATGGTGAGGTAGCCTCTGAATTAGCAGCCCATACTTTTCTAAAACTTTTTAAAAACTATAATTTTGACGGTTCCACAGAGGAAGAAGTTTTAAGTTGATTAAAATCAACCGTTTTAAAAACAATTAAGGAAATGCAAAAACATGCCCAAATTCATCCCGAAACTTGAGATATGGGAACAACTCTGGCGGCTATGCTCATTCTTCATGAGCATGATAAAGCTTACGTTGTAAATATCGGAGATTCACGTGTTTATAAATACGTTGATGGTAATTTACGTCAAATTACTACTGATCAAAATCTTTGAAATTCCACAGCACCTCAAGACCGAGCAAAGATTCAAAAGCATCATTCCCATGATTTCACTTATTGAAAAATTTTGACATCGGCCTTGGGACCAAACAAATCCTTAAGAATCGAAACCCACGTTTTAAATAAGGTATCTGGAACCTATGTTCTAACCACCGATGGTGTTCATGATTATTTAGAACATGATGATTTTTATGATGTCCTAAAAAATGGCAAAAATTTAAAGAATCGAGTTAAAAAACTTGTTAATATGGCGAAAGCCAACCTTTCAACTGATAATTTATCGGTTCTTGTGGTTGAGGTCAAATAA
- the def gene encoding peptide deformylase, with translation MSWETDKKLMQEEVPTNRWLVKDTNTTIIRAQSVDVSDPQNLTLEEKNTISRLIDFVRYSQDADLNNEANDDYLRPAVGLAAPQIGINKNMFFVRFEHLQDDQEVAEEFAMINAKIVSRSTQIAALEGGEGCLSVDEDQTGLVPRHYKIVVEGYDFLTQNKICLTLRGYLAIVFQHELDHNCGRLYYDHIDRNSPMVAKEDWFLI, from the coding sequence ATGAGTTGAGAAACAGATAAAAAATTAATGCAAGAAGAGGTGCCAACCAATCGTTGACTTGTCAAAGATACAAATACCACTATTATTCGGGCACAAAGTGTTGATGTTTCTGATCCTCAAAATCTCACTTTAGAAGAAAAAAATACAATTAGTCGACTAATTGATTTTGTTCGTTATTCTCAAGATGCGGACTTAAATAATGAGGCGAATGATGACTATCTTCGTCCAGCAGTTGGTCTAGCGGCTCCTCAAATTGGTATCAATAAAAATATGTTTTTTGTGCGTTTCGAACATCTTCAAGATGATCAAGAAGTGGCGGAAGAATTTGCCATGATTAATGCGAAGATTGTGTCTCGCTCTACACAAATAGCCGCTTTAGAAGGCGGCGAGGGTTGCTTAAGCGTTGATGAAGACCAAACTGGTCTTGTTCCTCGCCATTACAAAATTGTAGTAGAAGGTTACGATTTTTTAACCCAAAATAAAATCTGTTTAACACTTCGTGGTTATTTGGCAATTGTTTTTCAACATGAACTTGATCACAATTGCGGTCGTCTTTATTACGATCACATTGACCGAAATTCTCCAATGGTTGCTAAAGAAGATTGATTTTTGATTTAG
- a CDS encoding RsmD family RNA methyltransferase — translation MIVIAGKYKGRKLKTLPGSNTRPTSARVKEDIFNILNNYFIFTKKTSLDLFGGSGALSIEGLSRGIQKAYINDHFLPALDVIKTNLRDIDSTSYQLWNLDYKMVMQLMKRQGISVDLIYFDPPFAESSYYEIFFANVLKDGLLNPWGIIVTESPVPLDIAKIEQTGLTLLRYKDFKNKHFYLWRREDQLQTNISLKPIKGEQ, via the coding sequence ATGATTGTAATTGCCGGGAAATATAAAGGCCGAAAACTAAAGACTTTACCTGGTAGCAATACTCGTCCTACAAGTGCTCGTGTCAAAGAAGATATCTTTAACATTTTGAACAATTACTTCATTTTTACCAAGAAAACTTCGCTTGATTTATTTGGTGGTTCAGGAGCCTTGAGTATTGAAGGTTTAAGTCGTGGCATTCAAAAGGCTTATATCAATGATCATTTTCTACCAGCCTTAGATGTTATCAAGACCAATTTGCGTGACATTGACTCTACAAGTTATCAACTTTGGAATCTTGATTACAAAATGGTAATGCAACTTATGAAACGCCAAGGAATTAGTGTTGATTTAATTTATTTTGACCCTCCTTTTGCCGAAAGTAGTTACTATGAAATCTTTTTCGCTAATGTCCTCAAGGATGGATTATTAAATCCTTGGGGAATAATTGTGACAGAATCGCCCGTGCCTTTGGACATTGCTAAAATTGAACAAACTGGGCTGACACTTTTACGTTATAAAGATTTCAAAAACAAACATTTCTACCTTTGAAGACGGGAAGACCAACTTCAAACAAACATATCGCTAAAACCAATAAAAGGAGAACAATAA